A genomic region of Mycobacterium sp. Aquia_213 contains the following coding sequences:
- a CDS encoding alpha,alpha-trehalose-phosphate synthase (UDP-forming) gives MAPRGGQSSKTAHFGNSDFVVVANRLPVDLERLPDGSTTWKRSPGGLVTALEPLLRRRRGAWVGWPGVVDEEVDVDDEPITQDELDLYPVRLSADDVAQYYEGFSNATLWPLYHDVIVKPIYHREWWDRYVEVNQRFAEATSRAAAQGATVWVQDYQLQLVPKMLRTLRPDLTIGFFLHIPFPPVELFMQLPWRTEIIEGLLGADLVGFHLVGGAQNFLFLARQLIGANTSRGAVGVRSRFGEVELKDRRVRVGAFPISIDSGALDQTARGRDIRRHAKEIRAELGNPRKILLGVDRLDYTKGIDVRLKAFSELLAEGRVKRDDTVLVQLATPSRERVESYQILRNDIERQVGHINGEYAEVGHAVVHYIHRAVPRDELIAFFVASDVMLVTPLRDGMNLVAKEYVACRSDLGGALVLSEFTGAAAELRQAYLVNPHDLEGVKDTIEAALNQPVDEGRRRMRSLRRQVLAHDVDRWARSFLDALVEAHPPGTK, from the coding sequence ATGGCTCCCAGGGGAGGCCAAAGCTCGAAGACCGCACACTTCGGGAATTCCGACTTTGTGGTGGTCGCCAATCGGCTACCGGTTGATTTGGAACGGCTTCCCGACGGCTCCACAACCTGGAAGCGCAGCCCCGGGGGGTTGGTGACGGCCTTGGAGCCGCTGCTGCGCCGCCGCCGTGGCGCATGGGTTGGCTGGCCGGGGGTTGTCGACGAGGAAGTCGACGTCGACGACGAGCCCATCACCCAAGACGAACTGGATCTCTACCCGGTGCGCCTGTCGGCCGACGACGTCGCTCAGTACTACGAGGGCTTCTCCAACGCGACGCTGTGGCCGCTGTACCACGACGTGATCGTCAAGCCGATCTACCACCGCGAATGGTGGGATCGCTACGTCGAGGTCAACCAACGCTTCGCCGAGGCCACCTCCCGCGCCGCCGCCCAGGGTGCGACGGTGTGGGTGCAGGACTACCAGTTGCAGCTGGTCCCGAAGATGCTGCGCACCCTGCGGCCGGACCTGACCATCGGTTTCTTCCTGCACATCCCGTTCCCGCCGGTAGAGCTGTTCATGCAGTTGCCCTGGCGCACCGAGATCATCGAAGGCTTGCTCGGTGCCGATCTGGTCGGATTCCATCTGGTCGGTGGCGCGCAGAATTTCCTGTTCCTGGCCCGACAACTGATCGGCGCCAACACCTCGCGCGGAGCCGTCGGCGTGCGGTCGCGGTTCGGCGAGGTCGAGCTGAAGGATCGCCGGGTGCGGGTGGGCGCGTTTCCCATCTCCATCGATTCCGGTGCGCTCGATCAGACCGCCCGCGGCCGCGATATCCGGCGCCACGCCAAAGAGATTCGCGCGGAGTTGGGCAACCCGCGCAAGATCCTGCTCGGCGTCGACCGGCTCGACTACACCAAGGGCATCGACGTTCGGTTGAAAGCCTTTTCCGAGCTGCTCGCCGAGGGGCGCGTCAAACGCGACGACACCGTGCTGGTCCAACTGGCCACGCCCAGCCGCGAACGCGTGGAGAGCTACCAGATTCTGCGCAACGACATCGAACGCCAAGTCGGCCACATCAACGGCGAATACGCCGAAGTCGGCCACGCGGTGGTGCATTACATCCATCGCGCGGTTCCCCGCGACGAACTCATCGCGTTCTTCGTGGCCAGCGACGTCATGCTGGTTACCCCGCTGCGGGACGGCATGAACCTGGTGGCCAAGGAGTACGTCGCCTGCCGCAGCGATCTCGGCGGTGCGCTCGTTCTATCCGAATTCACCGGCGCCGCAGCCGAATTGCGGCAGGCCTACCTGGTCAACCCGCACGACCTGGAGGGCGTCAAGGACACGATCGAGGCGGCGCTCAACCAACCGGTTGACGAGGGCCGCCGCCGGATGCGGTCGTTGCGGCGCCAGGTGCTCGCTCACGACGTCGACCGCTGGGCGCGGTCATTCCTCGATGCCCTCGTCGAGGCGCACCCGCCGGGCACGAAATAG